The Pseudoalteromonas translucida KMM 520 genome has a window encoding:
- a CDS encoding succinylglutamate desuccinylase/aspartoacylase family protein, with the protein MAKVKINRSFTLLGESVGVGERKTLALEAAKLYTHSPLNIPIEVVNGVMEGPVLMVCAAIHGDELNGVEVVRQLLAKIDPNQLRGTLIAVPIVNVFGFIHKSRYLPDRRDMNRSFPGSERGSLAGRMAYMFFNQVAVHCTHIIDLHTGAIHRTNLPQIRANLADEATAQMAKAFGTPAVIDASLRNGSLRSEAANLGIPVITYEAGEALRFDPFAIAAGVQGVDYVMRHLKMIRGKRPRKLPEPIIASSTSWVRANVDGIVRAQVSLGERVTKGQVLAYISSPLGDSELELPAPRSGIIIGQQTMPLVNEGDAVFHIAYFAHANSLVEQQLGTFIDEINDLDDELKTAELNN; encoded by the coding sequence GTGGCAAAGGTTAAAATTAACCGTTCTTTTACCTTATTAGGTGAAAGTGTTGGCGTAGGCGAGCGTAAAACGCTGGCCTTAGAAGCGGCAAAACTTTATACCCACTCTCCACTTAACATTCCAATTGAAGTGGTTAATGGTGTTATGGAAGGGCCGGTACTTATGGTGTGTGCGGCTATTCATGGCGATGAACTTAATGGCGTAGAAGTGGTGCGTCAATTACTTGCTAAAATAGATCCTAACCAGTTGCGTGGCACGCTGATTGCGGTGCCGATTGTAAATGTGTTTGGCTTTATACATAAGTCGCGCTACTTACCCGATAGACGTGATATGAACCGCAGTTTTCCGGGTTCAGAGCGTGGCTCGCTGGCTGGTCGTATGGCATATATGTTTTTTAATCAAGTGGCAGTACATTGTACCCATATTATTGATTTACATACGGGAGCTATTCACCGCACTAACTTACCGCAAATACGCGCTAATTTAGCCGATGAAGCCACCGCACAAATGGCTAAAGCATTTGGTACACCCGCAGTGATAGATGCCTCGTTACGTAATGGCTCACTGCGCAGCGAAGCCGCTAACTTAGGGATCCCGGTTATTACTTATGAAGCCGGTGAAGCACTGCGTTTTGACCCATTTGCGATTGCTGCAGGTGTACAAGGCGTTGACTATGTTATGCGCCATTTAAAAATGATCCGTGGTAAGCGTCCTAGAAAGCTTCCTGAGCCTATTATAGCCAGCTCTACAAGTTGGGTGCGTGCTAATGTAGATGGCATTGTGCGTGCGCAGGTATCGCTTGGAGAGCGTGTTACTAAGGGACAAGTGCTTGCTTATATTAGCAGCCCACTTGGCGACTCTGAACTTGAGTTACCAGCACCACGCAGTGGAATTATTATTGGCCAGCAAACTATGCCATTAGTAAATGAGGGTGATGCAGTGTTCCATATTGCTTATTTTGCTCATGCAAATAGCTTGGTTGAACAACAGCTAGGCACTTTTATTGATGAAATAAATGATTTAGATGATGAGCTTAAAACAGCTGAGTTAAATAACTAG
- the rimK gene encoding 30S ribosomal protein S6--L-glutamate ligase has product MKIGILSRNKKLYSTRRLIEAAEARGHEVKVVDALRCYMNINSELPEIHYRGENLKDFDAVIPRIGASVTFYGCSVLRQFEMMGVYPVNESVAISRSRDKLRSLQLLSRKGVGMPVTGFASKPDDVKDLLEMVGGAPVVIKLLEGTQGIGVVLAETRKAAESVIEAFMGLKANIMVQEYIKEAGGADIRCFVLGDKVIAAMKRQAQEGEFRSNLHRGGSATLVRITPEERKTAVAAAKAMGLNVAGVDLLRSSRGPLVMEVNSSPGLEGIEIATGKDIAGMVIDFIEKTASSKGTATRGKG; this is encoded by the coding sequence ATGAAAATTGGTATTTTATCTCGCAACAAAAAATTGTATTCAACTCGCCGCTTAATTGAGGCGGCTGAAGCACGTGGTCACGAAGTTAAAGTAGTAGATGCACTGCGTTGTTATATGAATATAAACTCTGAGTTACCAGAAATTCACTATCGTGGTGAAAATTTAAAAGACTTTGATGCAGTTATTCCGCGTATTGGTGCATCAGTTACGTTTTACGGCTGTTCGGTGCTGCGTCAATTTGAAATGATGGGCGTGTATCCAGTAAACGAGTCGGTTGCTATTTCTCGCTCTCGCGATAAGTTGCGCTCATTACAGCTTTTATCTCGTAAAGGTGTAGGTATGCCAGTGACTGGTTTTGCTAGCAAACCAGATGATGTAAAAGACTTGCTCGAAATGGTAGGTGGTGCGCCGGTAGTAATTAAACTACTCGAAGGCACGCAAGGTATTGGTGTGGTATTGGCTGAAACGCGTAAAGCGGCTGAGAGTGTTATTGAAGCATTTATGGGCTTAAAAGCTAACATTATGGTGCAAGAGTACATTAAAGAAGCCGGTGGTGCTGACATTCGTTGTTTTGTTTTAGGTGACAAAGTGATTGCAGCAATGAAACGCCAAGCGCAAGAAGGTGAGTTCCGCTCAAACCTTCACCGTGGTGGTAGCGCTACATTAGTGCGCATTACGCCAGAAGAACGTAAAACAGCCGTTGCAGCTGCTAAAGCGATGGGCTTAAATGTAGCCGGTGTTGATTTACTTCGCTCGTCACGTGGTCCTTTAGTGATGGAAGTTAACTCATCACCAGGCCTTGAGGGCATTGAAATAGCAACCGGTAAAGATATTGCAGGTATGGTGATTGATTTCATTGAAAAAACTGCGTCAAGTAAAGGAACCGCAACTCGTGGCAAAGGTTAA
- a CDS encoding ATP-dependent zinc protease encodes MTAKITVGWREWLSLPELGIEKVKAKIDTGARTSCIHALNIEEYEVDGEKWVKFITQPLQEDEETQVVCNAKVKKKKHVTSSGGQKELRYFVETALHIGAHSWPIEITLTSRATMKFRMLLGRTAMENRIVVDPALSHLL; translated from the coding sequence ATGACAGCAAAGATTACCGTTGGTTGGCGTGAGTGGTTGAGTTTACCAGAGCTAGGCATCGAGAAAGTAAAAGCAAAAATTGATACCGGTGCCCGCACCTCATGTATTCATGCACTTAATATAGAAGAGTATGAAGTTGATGGCGAAAAGTGGGTTAAATTTATTACCCAGCCATTGCAAGAAGATGAAGAAACACAAGTTGTTTGCAATGCAAAAGTTAAAAAGAAGAAGCACGTAACCAGCTCTGGCGGGCAAAAAGAGTTACGTTACTTTGTAGAAACAGCATTGCATATAGGCGCACATAGCTGGCCTATAGAAATTACTTTAACTAGCCGTGCAACAATGAAGTTTAGAATGTTACTCGGGCGTACAGCCATGGAAAATCGTATAGTCGTTGACCCGGCTTTATCTCATTTATTATAA
- a CDS encoding zinc transporter ZntB → MINGLLHALVLDEQGGARTIENSAELHNWQPEQGKLWVHMDYSQAEVVTWLKGCEFLTDYELESLTADETRPRITPATNGHMLFLRGINLNPAQSPEDMVSIRLFINDEIVITTRKRRLLSIQDILASFSNNTGPRSISELVCTITQKLTSRMESVIDALDETLDEFEEEIDEPSKKFDNQGLSQLRRQTIALKRYLKPQKEALISMVNHHYSWLFDEDKAKLNETTNLLTRYLEELDSSIDRAQIIQQTVTNQVSEQLNQRMYVMSVVAALFLPLGFLTGLLGVNVGGIPGTESPYAFTLFVVFLVVLTGSIGVYFKNKKWL, encoded by the coding sequence ATGATTAATGGCTTACTTCATGCCCTGGTACTTGATGAGCAAGGCGGTGCGCGCACTATAGAAAACAGCGCCGAACTACATAATTGGCAACCTGAACAAGGTAAGCTTTGGGTGCATATGGATTATAGCCAAGCTGAAGTTGTCACTTGGCTAAAAGGCTGTGAATTTTTAACTGACTACGAATTAGAGTCGCTAACTGCAGATGAAACTCGTCCACGCATTACCCCTGCTACAAACGGCCATATGTTATTTTTACGCGGTATTAATTTAAACCCGGCACAAAGCCCTGAAGACATGGTCTCCATCCGCCTTTTTATCAACGATGAAATTGTTATTACCACCCGAAAGCGTCGCTTACTGTCTATTCAAGATATTTTAGCCTCATTTAGTAACAATACCGGTCCGCGCAGTATTTCTGAACTCGTCTGCACTATTACCCAAAAACTCACTTCCCGTATGGAAAGTGTTATTGATGCCTTAGATGAAACTCTAGATGAATTTGAAGAAGAAATAGATGAGCCAAGCAAAAAGTTTGATAATCAAGGTTTGTCGCAATTACGTCGGCAAACTATTGCTTTAAAACGCTATTTAAAGCCACAAAAAGAAGCGCTTATTAGCATGGTTAATCATCACTATTCATGGCTATTCGATGAGGATAAAGCCAAGCTTAATGAAACCACTAATTTACTAACTCGTTACCTTGAAGAATTAGACAGCTCAATAGATCGGGCGCAAATTATTCAACAAACAGTCACTAACCAAGTATCTGAGCAGCTAAACCAGCGAATGTATGTTATGTCGGTGGTGGCTGCATTATTTTTACCACTGGGCTTTTTAACTGGTTTATTAGGCGTAAACGTAGGCGGCATACCTGGCACAGAAAGCCCTTATGCGTTTACCTTATTCGTCGTGTTTTTAGTTGTGCTTACCGGCAGTATTGGCGTGTACTTTAAAAATAAAAAATGGTTGTAA
- the rraB gene encoding ribonuclease E inhibitor RraB produces MENWREISEDIVSSLLEDGSDPEILYEVEHHFVCEDFPKLEQAALAAFKLGYDVEEPAELELEDGAKIWSFDIVVESELDVDVIMEDVDKLAALAVECEVEYDGWGTYFQE; encoded by the coding sequence ATGGAAAACTGGCGTGAAATAAGTGAAGACATCGTATCTTCATTACTCGAAGATGGTTCAGACCCTGAGATACTTTACGAAGTAGAACATCACTTTGTATGTGAAGACTTCCCTAAGTTAGAGCAAGCCGCATTAGCCGCTTTTAAATTAGGCTACGATGTGGAAGAGCCAGCAGAGCTTGAGCTTGAAGACGGTGCAAAAATTTGGAGTTTTGACATAGTTGTTGAGTCAGAGCTTGATGTTGACGTAATAATGGAAGACGTTGATAAGCTAGCAGCACTTGCTGTTGAATGCGAAGTTGAGTACGACGGTTGGGGCACTTACTTTCAAGAGTAA
- a CDS encoding 1-acylglycerol-3-phosphate O-acyltransferase → MLAVIRIFIMLLFILLSCIFGLLLSIVRPFHPNNVHIIASWFGSVAKMLGVKVVLKHHPDTINLGPAVYVANHQNSYDLFTIPAMVPKNCVSVGKKSLKWIPFFGQLYWLSGNILIDRANRSKAAGTISKAAEKIKKNGLSVWMFAEGTRSYGRGLLPLKTGAFHTALSAQVPIVPVCMSTTHKTIKLNRWDNGTIYIEMLAPISLDKNISAREHAKSVHSIMAAKITELDAQVREN, encoded by the coding sequence TTGCTAGCTGTTATACGTATTTTTATTATGCTGTTGTTTATATTATTAAGTTGTATTTTTGGGTTACTGTTATCAATAGTGAGGCCATTTCATCCTAATAATGTGCATATTATAGCAAGCTGGTTTGGCTCAGTAGCAAAAATGCTGGGCGTTAAAGTTGTACTAAAACATCATCCAGATACTATAAATCTTGGCCCTGCGGTTTATGTGGCAAATCATCAAAATAGTTATGATTTATTTACTATTCCTGCAATGGTGCCCAAAAACTGCGTGAGCGTAGGTAAAAAAAGCTTAAAATGGATCCCATTTTTTGGTCAGCTATATTGGCTTTCGGGTAATATTTTAATTGATCGCGCAAACCGCTCAAAAGCTGCGGGAACTATTTCTAAAGCCGCTGAAAAAATAAAGAAAAATGGCTTATCAGTATGGATGTTTGCAGAAGGTACACGCAGTTACGGGCGCGGTTTATTACCTTTAAAAACAGGTGCATTTCATACCGCTTTAAGTGCGCAAGTACCCATAGTGCCCGTATGTATGAGCACAACGCATAAAACCATTAAACTAAATCGTTGGGATAATGGTACAATTTATATTGAAATGTTAGCCCCCATATCGCTTGATAAAAACATCAGCGCGCGTGAGCACGCTAAAAGTGTGCACAGTATTATGGCTGCTAAAATAACTGAATTAGATGCTCAAGTGAGAGAAAATTAA